CAACCAATTTGTTTCAATTCAACATTATGGAATTTTAAAAGCTGATAAGGAAATTACTGAAGGCGCTGAAGTGGAAAAATGGGCAAACGGATTTGAAAATTATACCTTCGAAGAGAACAATGGATCTACAACTGTAACTGTTGACTTAGATACTAATGAAGAATTTATAGATTATATGAACCAGACCTACCCAAAAGCGCTCGAAAAGTTGAAAGAAATTTGTGAAGAATAACAATTTCAAAAATATCTTAACTAAACAAAGAAAGATATATTGCCTTCAACCGCAGTAACCAGAAATTAGGGGTTCTATGGTTAAGCATCAATGAAAAATTTGGAAAATCTATTGGCAACTTTTTCCGGGAAATGATTTCCGGTAAAGATATTTTGAATAAAATTTTTTAAACCAAATAATTTATTAATCTAAAAAAATAATAACTATGGCACTAATTAACCCTCACATCAACTTCAACGGAAATGCCGAAGAAGCATTTACATTTTATAAATCAGTATTTGGCGGAGAGTTCGCAATGATCATGCGTTTCAAAGATATGGCAAGTCCTGAATTTCCGGTACCTGACAATGAAGCAAATAAAATAATGCATATTGCTTTACCAATTGGAAATAACGTTTTAATGGCTAACGACGTTCCGGAAAGTATGGGTCGGACCAATGAAAACGAAAACAGAAGTAAAATTTCCATAAGTGCAGAAAGTAAAGAAGAAGCCGACAAATTATTTAATGGCCTGTCAGCAGGCGGACAAGTTGAAATGCCTATTGCCGACAGCCCTTGGGGATCGTACTTTGGTATGTTCAGAGACAAATATGGAATTGAATGGATGGTAGATTTTGATCCGAAATATAAGGGGCAAATTTGAACAAAGTCATGTTCGCTACATTGCTTTTAGCGTGACTGTACTATCATCAATAATTTTATGTATATTTATACAAAATAAAAATTATTTTTTAAATCCTGTTGAAATGATCAATGTTTAGTTTCCAAACAATCCAAAAACAACCAAATGTTAAATAAAACTTTCAACCCATTTCCCATTTTGTCAACAGAAATGCTTACCCTCAGACAATTATCAATTAATGACGACAAAGAAATTTTTACACTGCGTTCTGACAGTGAAATAAATAAATATCTTGATAGAAAATTAAGCGAAAATATGGAGGATGCAAGAAATTTTATAAATAAGGTTAATGAGAATATCGATAAAAACGACGCCCTATAT
The genomic region above belongs to Bacteroidota bacterium and contains:
- a CDS encoding SRPBCC domain-containing protein; translation: MKKLQFKVSINAPAAKVYDFMLGISNKSTYEQWTAMFNPTSTFEGNWVKGDKMLFMGVDEKGEKGGMVSKVADNMRNQFVSIQHYGILKADKEITEGAEVEKWANGFENYTFEENNGSTTVTVDLDTNEEFIDYMNQTYPKALEKLKEICEE
- a CDS encoding VOC family protein; this translates as MALINPHINFNGNAEEAFTFYKSVFGGEFAMIMRFKDMASPEFPVPDNEANKIMHIALPIGNNVLMANDVPESMGRTNENENRSKISISAESKEEADKLFNGLSAGGQVEMPIADSPWGSYFGMFRDKYGIEWMVDFDPKYKGQI